The following coding sequences are from one Bacteroidota bacterium window:
- a CDS encoding AI-2E family transporter: MKNYPFPVKVTFYLLSLILFLYSIIVAKRFLSPIILGMLFAYMLFPLSNFLEKNHFPRIIAILISIFLLINLLFWVGLLIYKRMEHFANTFPLFKAQALKNIDDIEALLAEKFNISEFHLIEFIRAQIKGLFASGNTFMTRLISAASSTLFTIGILPVYIFLFLYYRTKLANFFLKLIPSHKKRIAIKILKEISMVATHYMGGISIVVAIICMMNTTGLYLLGIKYPFMLGALAACFTFIPYFGTLIGSLIPISFTLLTSTPIDAFRVLLLFIFNHFIENNLLTPNIVGSNLELSPLVIIIGIIAGGMVWGITGMFAIVPIMAMLSIICKYQKNLQPYYFLLGVTGTRRHALTIENIKNFWNKVKSKFFSNSKQ; the protein is encoded by the coding sequence ATGAAGAATTACCCATTTCCGGTGAAAGTAACTTTTTATTTACTTTCTTTGATCTTATTTCTTTATTCAATCATTGTAGCCAAACGTTTCCTTTCTCCCATTATCTTAGGGATGCTCTTTGCCTATATGCTGTTTCCCCTGTCCAATTTTCTGGAAAAGAATCATTTCCCAAGAATCATTGCCATCTTAATTAGTATATTCCTCCTGATCAATTTACTATTCTGGGTAGGCCTCCTGATTTATAAACGGATGGAACACTTCGCCAATACTTTCCCTTTATTTAAAGCTCAGGCACTTAAAAATATTGATGATATAGAAGCCCTGCTGGCTGAAAAATTCAATATTTCAGAATTCCATCTGATTGAATTTATCCGTGCACAAATTAAAGGACTATTCGCCTCAGGAAATACGTTCATGACAAGACTAATTTCCGCAGCTTCCAGCACCCTGTTCACTATAGGAATTTTACCGGTGTATATTTTCCTGTTCTTATATTACAGGACAAAATTGGCTAACTTTTTCCTTAAGCTTATTCCCAGCCACAAAAAAAGGATTGCAATAAAAATACTTAAGGAAATATCAATGGTAGCAACTCATTATATGGGAGGTATTTCTATCGTGGTGGCCATCATTTGTATGATGAACACCACAGGGCTTTATTTACTGGGCATAAAGTATCCGTTTATGCTGGGAGCACTGGCGGCTTGTTTTACTTTCATCCCTTATTTCGGGACCTTAATTGGTTCCCTGATTCCGATCAGCTTTACATTACTTACAAGCACACCGATAGATGCTTTCAGGGTATTACTCCTTTTCATTTTCAATCATTTCATCGAAAACAATCTGCTTACCCCCAATATAGTCGGATCTAATTTGGAATTAAGCCCCCTGGTCATCATCATCGGGATTATTGCAGGAGGCATGGTCTGGGGGATAACCGGCATGTTCGCTATTGTCCCGATTATGGCCATGCTGAGTATCATCTGTAAATATCAAAAAAACCTGCAACCCTATTATTTTCTATTGGGTGTCACCGGAACCCGCCGGCATGCACTGACTATTGAAAACATCAAAAATTTCTGGAACAAGGTAAAAAGTAAATTTTTCTCTAACTCTAAACAGTAG